Within the Chlorocebus sabaeus isolate Y175 chromosome 19, mChlSab1.0.hap1, whole genome shotgun sequence genome, the region CCTTCTCCTGAGACTTGGTTTACCTGTCAGGAAAGTGGGAACATGGACTGGAGTGTCTCCCGCATCTGCTCCAGGCTGCGCCTCTGGTTTTAAAGGCGGCCTCTCCTGGTTCTAGACAGAGCTGAGGGCACAAGCTGCTCCCGGGCTGCCTGCCCTGAAGCCCTCTCAGGCCCATCCACCTGGATGGCCAGAGCAGCTGACAAGGCAGGGTCCTAGGCTGGTGGCCGGTCCTTAGCCCAATGGTCTTGCAGGGAGCCAGTCCCACCTTGCAGAGAGTCAGCTCCTGAGGTTAGAACCGTGCGGTAGGCAGGATTGGATCCAGTCGGGCGCTGCAGCCTTTGCTCAAAGACCTACTTGGTAAATCGCAGCCACTGTCTCAGTCCCTCCCACTGCTTGCTGTGTCAGGCCCTGGGCAGTGACTTACTGGGGAGATGATGGTGGCCTTGGTGGgcacacctgtgcacacaccATGCCACTCAgtgcccagcccccaccctcaaCTACACAAAGTCCAGGATGAAGGAGGCACCTTTCAAGGCCCTCTTCAACCCCCTCCCCGAGGCTCCCATCTGTGGCTTTCCTCGCCAAGTTGGGTGACACCCCTCTTCTCTGCCTTAGGTCTGGTCCTTGCACTCCTGTTTCCAAGCATGGCGAGCATGGCTGCTATGGGCAGCTGCTCAAAAGAGTACCGCATGCTCCTTGGCCAGCTCCAGAAGCAGACAGATCTCATGCAGGACACCAGCAGGCTCCTGGACCCCTATGTAAGCACCTGGGCCCTTGCAGCATCTGAGTCTCAGAGAACTGTGGGGTAAGGAAGGGAGTGAGAAGCAGGGAGGACAGGCCCAGCCCCACTCCATATGGCCAGGTAGGGGAACTGAGTCACTGCGTTATTCCAGCCTTAACTCTGAGGAGCTAAGGCTGGCCCTCCAGCTTCCCTAGCTCTGTGGTCCCGGGGTGGGACTCCAGACACCACCACCGTCCTCATCTGCTTACTCAGTGTGTTTCCTGCACGCCTGCCAGGCTCTGGTCTAGGCACTGGGATGTAGCAGTGAGCAAGACAGAGTCCAGCCCTCTTGAAGCTCCCCATTCTCCACAGGCAGCCCACCAGCCAGGTCCCCAACATCCCTCCGACCTTGCCTGTAGTGATCTTGGGGTCCTCTTCCATCTCGGGTCTCAGTTTCCGGATCCGTCCAGTGGGAGATTGGATAGGGGTGCATGAGGTCTAGCATTCCAAGGCTGACTTGTCTGTGAGTGTGGTCCGGGTCCTCAGCATTTACCCTGTGATCCTCCTGTTCCCCCCAGATACGTATCCAAGGCCTGGATATTCCTAAACTGAGAGAGCACTGCAGGGAGAGCCCTGGGGCCTTCCCCAGCGAGGAGACCCTGAGGGGGCTGGGCAGGCGGGGCTTCCTACAAACGCTCAATGACACACTGGGCCGCGTCCTGCACAGACTGGCCGACTTAGAGCAGCATCTCCCCAAGGCCCAGGACTTAGAGAGGTCTGGGCTGAACATAGAGGACTTGGAGAAGCTGCAGATGGCGAGGCCGAATGTCCTCGGGCTCAGGAACAACATCTACTGCATGGCCCAGCTGCTGGACAACTCAGACATGACTGAGCCCACGAAGGCCGGCCGGGGGGCCCCTCAgccgcccacccccacccctacctcGGATGTTTTTCAGCGCAAGCTGGAGGGCTGCAGTTTCCTGCATGGCTACCATCGCTTCATGCACTCAGTGGGGCAGGTCTTCAGCAAGTGGGGGGAGAGCCCGAACCGGAGCCGGAGACACAGCCCCCACCAGGCCCTGCGGAAGGGGATGCGCAGGACGAGACCCTCCAGGAAAGGCAATAGACTCATGCCCAGGGGACAGCTGCCCCGGTAGCCTCAGGAGCACCCCTTGCTGGTGAAGGATGCGGCAGGTGCTCTGTGGATGAGAGGAGCCATCTCAGGATGACACCTCCCGGGTCCCCAAACCTGTTCCCCTCTACCACTCGCCACTGAGAAGTGCACTTTAAGAGGTAGGAGCTGGGCAGACCCCTCTACCTcctccaggctgggggacagagtCAGGCTGTTGAACCCCCCCAGCCCCAAGTTCCCCAGGCCCAGTGGGGTGGCCGGGCAGGCCACGCGGGGCCGACTTTCC harbors:
- the OSM gene encoding oncostatin-M isoform X2, giving the protein MGVPLTRRTLLSLVLALLFPSMASMAAMGSCSKEYRMLLGQLQKQTDLMQDTSRLLDPYIRIQGLDIPKLREHCRESPGAFPSEETLRGLGRRGFLQTLNDTLGRVLHRLADLEQHLPKAQDLERSGLNIEDLEKLQMARPNVLGLRNNIYCMAQLLDNSDMTEPTKAGRGAPQPPTPTPTSDVFQRKLEGCSFLHGYHRFMHSVGQVFSKWGESPNRSRRHSPHQALRKGMRRTRPSRKGNRLMPRGQLPR
- the OSM gene encoding oncostatin-M isoform X1, encoding MMVALVGTPVHTPCHSVPSPHPQLHKVQDEGGTFQGPLQPPPRGSHLWLSSPSWVTPLFSALGLVLALLFPSMASMAAMGSCSKEYRMLLGQLQKQTDLMQDTSRLLDPYIRIQGLDIPKLREHCRESPGAFPSEETLRGLGRRGFLQTLNDTLGRVLHRLADLEQHLPKAQDLERSGLNIEDLEKLQMARPNVLGLRNNIYCMAQLLDNSDMTEPTKAGRGAPQPPTPTPTSDVFQRKLEGCSFLHGYHRFMHSVGQVFSKWGESPNRSRRHSPHQALRKGMRRTRPSRKGNRLMPRGQLPR